In Phocoena phocoena chromosome 3, mPhoPho1.1, whole genome shotgun sequence, a single window of DNA contains:
- the ACTL9 gene encoding actin-like protein 9: protein MDPNRGNPPGPQTSPEAPKPSLNPCSILAKNTMPQEPPSMVGDRLPPKARAVVIDMGTGTCKVGFAGQARPTYTVATVVGCQPKKSTTTGPPVLEAFIGEAARTRPELMLVQTVRNGIVVDWDAAELIWRHMLEHDLLVNPRDHPLLFSDPPFSPTTNREKLVEVAFESLSSPAMYVASQSVLSAYAHGRVSGLVVDTGHGVTYTVPVFQGYNLPHATERLDLAGTHLTAFLAEMLLGSGLPLGQQDLDTVENIKRRYCYVASDFLKAQARPEGKCRQTLKLPDGRMVTLGKELFRCPELLFSPPEIPGLSPVGVPTMAKQSLQKVPLELRTDVAQNVLLCGGSSLFTGFEDRFRAELLRGLPPEAHVVVAAQPTRNFSVWIGGSILASLSAFKFCWVLREQYEEQGPHVVYRKCC from the coding sequence ATGGATCCAAATCGGGGCAACCCCCCGGGGCCCCAGACCTCCCCAGAGGCCCCCAAGCCTAGCCTGAACCCCTGCTCAATCCTGGCGAAAAATACCATGCCGCAAGAACCCCCCAGCATGGTGGGCGACAGGTTGCCCCCAAAGGCCCGGGCGGTGGTCATCGACATGGGCACAGGCACCTGTAAGGTGGGCTTCGCGGGGCAGGCCCGGCCCACCTACACCGTGGCCACCGTCGTCGGCTGCCAACCCAAGAAGTCGACCACCACCGGGCCGCCGGTGCTGGAGGCGTTCATCGGCGAAGCAGCCCGCACTCGCCCTGAGCTGATGCTGGTGCAGACCGTGCGGAACGGCATCGTGGTGGACTGGGACGCAGCCGAGCTGATCTGGCGCCACATGCTGGAACACGACCTCCTCGTGAACCCCCGGGACCACCCGCTGCTGTTCTCCGATCCGCCCTTCAGCCCCACCACCAACCGCGAGAAGCTGGTGGAGGTGGCTTTCGAGTCGCTGAGCTCCCCCGCCATGTATGTGGCTTCCCAGTCAGTGCTGTCCGCCTACGCGCACGGGCGGGTCAGCGGGCTGGTGGTGGACACGGGCCACGGGGTCACCTACACGGTGCCCGTCTTCCAGGGCTACAACCTGCCTCACGCCACAGAGCGCCTGGACCTGGCGGGCACCCACCTGACCGCCTTCCTGGCGGAGATGCTGCTCGGGTCCGGCTTGCCCCTGGGGCAGCAGGACCTGGACACGGTGGAGAACATCAAGCGCCGCTACTGCTATGTGGCCTCCGACTTCCTGAAGGCACAGGCCCGGCCCGAGGGGAAATGCCGCCAGACCTTGAAGCTGCCTGACGGGCGGATGGTCACGCTGGGCAAAGAGCTGTTCCGGTGCCCTGAACTGCTGTTCAGCCCCCCCGAGATCCCAGGGCTGTCGCCCGTGGGCGTCCCCACCATGGCGAAACAGAGTCTTCAGAAGGTGCCGCTGGAGTTGCGGACCGATGTGGCCCAGAACGTGCTGCTCTGCGGGGGCTCTTCACTCTTCACCGGGTTTGAGGATCGCTTCCGCGCCGAGCTGCTGCGCGGTCTGCCCCCAGAGGCCCACGTGGTAGTGGCGGCCCAGCCCACCAGGAATTTCTCCGTGTGGATCGGCGGCTCCATCCTCGCCTCGCTGAGCGCCTTCAAGTTCTGCTGGGTCTTGCGGGAGCAGTACGAAGAGCAGGGGCCCCACGTCGTGTACCGCAAATGCTGCTGA
- the NFILZ gene encoding NFIL3 like protein — MDVGLLVPPDVPQGCGKTLRRPWGRRTAVRRQREFMPEEKKDTVYWEKRRKNNEAAKRSREKRRLNDAALEGRLDALLEENALLRAELRALKHRFGLLPPTGGTWTLPTLLWESPWAGDPHPRAEHLPSLPASHGCLLRPCSLDAGVPGCWGCLVAPSWTGLATSPRSLQDPAPPTPRRMDMALQSSLPAAFFSCHPLDRHEGPRPELRPCWGLWSLITTGCRASDVLLAPSVDPVGLPPGVAFPVPGNDPEDLAQPSQPHKLRVKSQASGRVPWGWGVAGPPSESFSWARPGLPDCSGD, encoded by the coding sequence ATGGATGTGGGTCTCTTGGTCCCGCCAGATGTACCCCAGGGTTGCGGCAAAACCCTGAGGCGACCGTGGGGCCGGCGTACGGCCGTGCGTCGGCAGCGGGAGTTCATGCCAGAAGAGAAGAAGGATACGGTTTACTGGGAGAAGCGGAGGAAGAACAACGAAGCGGCCAAGAGATCCCGGGAGAAGCGACGTCTCAATGACGCGGCCCTAGAGGGCAGGCTGGACGCATTGCTCGAGGAGAACGCTCTGCTCAGGGCTGAGCTACGGGCTCTCAAACATCGTTTTGGCCTCCTGCCCCCCACTGGTGGTACCTGGACCCTGCCCACTCTGCTATGGGAGTCGCCCTGGGCTGGAGACCCCCACCCTAGGGCTGAACATCTCCCCTCTCTTCCCGCTTCCCATGGCTGCCTCTTGAGACCGTGTTCCTTGGACGCTGGGGTTCCAGGATGCTGGGGCTGCCTGGTGGCTCCCAGCTGGACTGGCCTGGCCACTTCCCCCAGGTCCCTCCAGGACCCTGCACCCCCTACCCCCAGGAGAATGGACATGGCCTTGCAGAGTTCTCTTCCAGCCGCCTTCTTCAGCTGTCACCCCCTGGATAGACATGAGGGGCCCAGACCGGAGCTCAGGCCCTGCTGGGGGCTGTGGTCACTCATAACCACTGGTTGCCGGGCCTCAGATGTGTTGCTGGCGCCCAGTGTCGATCCCGTGGGGTTGCCTCCCGGGGTGGCCTTCCCGGTCCCTGGGAATGATCCAGAGGATCTGGCtcagccctcccagccccacaaaTTGCGCGTCAAGTCCCAAGCCTCAGGCAGAGTAccttggggctggggggtggctgGGCCCCCATCTGAAAGCTTCTCCTGGGCAAGGCCAGGCCTGCCAGATTGCAGTGGGGACTGA